The proteins below come from a single Mesobacillus jeotgali genomic window:
- a CDS encoding lmo0937 family membrane protein: MLWTIAGILLVLWLLGLIFEIAGGIIHILLVIGIILIAYKAIKGRASG; encoded by the coding sequence ATGTTATGGACAATAGCAGGAATATTGCTGGTGCTCTGGCTGCTCGGACTGATTTTTGAAATAGCCGGCGGAATCATTCATATCCTCCTGGTAATCGGGATAATCTTGATCGCATACAAGGCGATCAAAGGTAGAGCTTCTGGTTGA
- a CDS encoding PadR family transcriptional regulator has translation MSIEHSILAVISFRPSTGYDIKAEFEHKAAGLYWGMSYGSLYPKLKKLEEQGYITTMESEAEGRKKKLYELTGKGWTELESWLARKPEPPTIKDELFIKMAAWHNEMDLKVLAGHLNTRAIESKEMLSYIRDWKQNNTSYINSVGMLAIRYAELKLEAELQWIKESLTFLENDGLPEGQDPNKLGEKQMERRKAALKEDH, from the coding sequence ATGTCAATTGAACATTCGATCCTTGCAGTAATCAGCTTCCGTCCGAGCACTGGCTATGACATTAAAGCTGAATTCGAGCATAAAGCCGCAGGTCTTTACTGGGGTATGAGTTACGGCAGTCTCTATCCAAAACTTAAGAAGCTTGAAGAACAGGGCTATATCACCACCATGGAATCAGAAGCAGAAGGCCGCAAGAAAAAGCTTTATGAGCTGACCGGAAAAGGCTGGACAGAATTGGAAAGCTGGCTTGCCAGAAAGCCTGAACCTCCTACCATAAAGGATGAGTTATTCATTAAAATGGCTGCCTGGCATAATGAAATGGATTTGAAGGTTCTTGCAGGTCATTTGAATACAAGAGCGATCGAGTCAAAGGAAATGTTAAGTTACATTAGGGACTGGAAGCAAAATAATACATCATATATAAACAGTGTCGGGATGCTGGCAATTAGATACGCTGAGTTAAAACTCGAAGCGGAGCTTCAATGGATAAAAGAATCACTTACCTTCCTGGAGAATGATGGACTTCCTGAAGGCCAGGACCCGAATAAACTTGGAGAGAAACAAATGGAGCGGAGAAAAGCAGCACTCAAAGAAGACCATTAG
- a CDS encoding ABC transporter permease, whose protein sequence is MALRKHQEPPAVSSIPDDWFVPIEKSDSEAEAVVRPSLSYWQDAWRRLLKNKLAMLGLFFLSVLTFMAIFGPIISPHTVDHQDLVNQNLPPSSEHWFGTDELGRDVFTRTWYGARISLFVGIAAALIDFLIGVIYGGIAGYKGGRTDHFMMRIIEVLYGLPYLLVVILISVVMGPSLATIIFALTITGWIGMARIVRGQVLQIKNYEYVLASKTFGTKTARIIRKNLLPNTMGPIIVQITLSVPSAIFAEAFLSFLGLGIQAPLASWGSMASDALPVILSGDWWRLFFPAFFISLTMFSFNVLGDGLQDALDPKLRR, encoded by the coding sequence ATGGCTCTGCGTAAGCATCAGGAACCGCCGGCAGTCTCGTCCATTCCTGACGACTGGTTTGTTCCTATTGAAAAAAGTGACTCAGAAGCAGAAGCTGTTGTCAGGCCCAGCCTGTCTTACTGGCAGGATGCATGGAGGCGCCTTCTGAAAAATAAACTGGCCATGTTGGGATTATTCTTCTTATCGGTTCTGACATTCATGGCTATTTTTGGTCCGATCATCTCGCCTCACACAGTTGACCATCAGGATTTGGTCAACCAGAATCTTCCCCCGTCAAGTGAGCATTGGTTTGGAACTGACGAGCTTGGGCGCGATGTATTCACCCGGACTTGGTATGGCGCTCGAATATCACTATTTGTTGGTATTGCTGCAGCACTGATTGACTTTCTTATCGGTGTCATTTATGGCGGGATTGCAGGATATAAAGGCGGCAGGACAGACCATTTCATGATGAGGATCATCGAGGTCCTATACGGTCTTCCATATTTGCTAGTTGTCATTTTAATCAGCGTTGTTATGGGGCCTAGCCTGGCCACCATCATATTTGCACTGACGATTACTGGATGGATAGGCATGGCTCGGATTGTCCGCGGCCAAGTCCTGCAGATCAAGAATTACGAATACGTTTTAGCATCGAAAACATTCGGAACGAAAACAGCGAGAATCATTCGTAAAAATTTGCTGCCTAATACGATGGGACCGATCATTGTACAAATAACACTTTCCGTTCCATCCGCTATCTTTGCAGAGGCATTCCTCAGCTTCCTGGGTCTAGGCATCCAGGCACCGTTAGCGAGTTGGGGATCGATGGCAAGCGATGCTTTGCCGGTTATTTTATCCGGTGACTGGTGGAGGCTGTTTTTCCCGGCATTCTTCATTTCTTTGACTATGTTTTCGTTTAACGTTTTAGGTGATGGGCTTCAGGACGCACTTGACCCGAAGCTAAGGAGGTAA
- a CDS encoding M55 family metallopeptidase, with protein MKLYISVDMEGITGLVDHTHVDSSKHNYERGRKIMTQEANFVIEKAFETGCQEVIVNDSHSKMNNLLIEDLHPETQLITGDVKPYSMVQGLDESFKGAVFVGYHARASMSGVMSHSMIFGVRHMWINDVQIGELGFNAYVAGHFGVPVIMVAGDDGAAREAEALIPNITTAVVKQSISRSAAKSLTPAKAGELLAEKTEAAIKNLDKVKPLTPPENPVLRIEFANYGQAEWANLMPGTEIEEGTTIVRYQAKDILEAYQAMLVMTELAMRTTFS; from the coding sequence ATGAAATTGTACATATCAGTGGACATGGAAGGGATTACTGGTCTGGTTGACCATACCCATGTGGACTCTTCGAAACACAATTACGAACGAGGCCGAAAAATCATGACCCAGGAAGCAAACTTTGTGATTGAGAAAGCATTTGAAACTGGCTGCCAGGAAGTCATCGTCAATGATAGTCACTCGAAAATGAATAACCTTTTGATAGAGGATCTTCATCCGGAAACACAATTGATTACGGGCGATGTAAAACCTTACTCAATGGTCCAAGGGCTTGATGAGAGCTTTAAAGGAGCCGTTTTTGTCGGCTATCATGCAAGAGCTTCTATGAGTGGCGTAATGTCACATTCGATGATTTTCGGTGTCCGGCATATGTGGATAAATGATGTCCAAATAGGTGAGCTTGGATTCAATGCCTATGTAGCAGGTCACTTTGGAGTACCTGTCATCATGGTAGCCGGGGATGATGGTGCTGCACGTGAAGCTGAGGCATTGATTCCTAACATTACAACTGCCGTAGTTAAACAGTCTATATCGCGGTCTGCTGCAAAGTCTCTGACTCCAGCAAAAGCTGGTGAACTTCTTGCTGAAAAAACAGAAGCGGCTATTAAAAACTTGGATAAAGTGAAACCGCTTACTCCCCCTGAGAACCCTGTATTAAGAATTGAATTCGCCAACTATGGGCAAGCAGAATGGGCGAATTTGATGCCGGGTACAGAAATAGAAGAGGGGACCACGATTGTAAGGTACCAGGCTAAGGATATTCTCGAAGCCTATCAAGCTATGCTTGTGATGACTGAACTTGCAATGAGGACAACATTTTCTTAG
- a CDS encoding formate/nitrite transporter family protein yields MAFRKPQEIAQVTIDSGTYKAAMPVKNMLALGFLGGAFIAIGYLLDIRVIANLPHEWGTFGTFLGAAVFPLGLILILLAGGELLTGNMTAISMASLAKKVTVKMLLKNWFWITLSNFVGALFVAYFFGHIVGLTETGPYLDKTVAVAGAKLDAGFWAAFFSGIGCNWLVGLAVWLSYGASDMTGKVLAIWFPIMGFVAIGFQHVVANMFVIPAAIFAGYYTWGAYFANFVPVYLGNAVGGGVFVALIYWMSYKDSLKKSAAQPEDQFSKASAKKRAASK; encoded by the coding sequence TTGGCATTTCGTAAACCCCAGGAAATTGCTCAAGTGACCATTGATTCTGGGACATACAAGGCTGCTATGCCTGTAAAGAACATGCTGGCACTGGGATTCCTGGGTGGCGCTTTTATTGCAATTGGATATTTGTTGGATATCAGGGTAATCGCAAATTTGCCCCACGAGTGGGGTACTTTTGGAACATTCCTCGGTGCCGCGGTATTTCCTCTTGGCCTGATTCTAATTCTTCTTGCTGGAGGAGAGCTGCTGACGGGGAATATGACTGCCATTTCAATGGCCAGTCTTGCGAAGAAAGTAACAGTAAAGATGTTGTTGAAAAATTGGTTCTGGATTACTCTTAGTAACTTTGTAGGTGCGCTATTTGTAGCCTATTTTTTTGGTCATATTGTTGGCTTGACCGAAACAGGTCCTTATCTTGATAAAACAGTCGCTGTAGCAGGCGCAAAACTTGATGCTGGTTTTTGGGCGGCTTTTTTCTCAGGTATTGGCTGTAACTGGCTCGTTGGTTTAGCGGTATGGCTCTCATATGGGGCATCCGACATGACTGGGAAGGTTTTGGCCATCTGGTTCCCGATCATGGGCTTTGTTGCAATCGGTTTCCAGCACGTAGTCGCAAATATGTTCGTTATACCGGCAGCGATTTTTGCGGGATATTATACCTGGGGTGCATACTTTGCCAACTTTGTACCCGTTTATTTAGGGAATGCAGTTGGCGGTGGCGTATTCGTAGCTTTGATTTATTGGATGAGTTATAAAGACAGCCTCAAAAAGTCTGCTGCACAGCCTGAGGATCAATTTTCAAAGGCGAGCGCAAAAAAACGGGCAGCAAGTAAATAA
- a CDS encoding ABC transporter permease produces the protein MLHYIFKRLGSMAVTLLVIITLTFFLMHSIPGSPFNEERATSEAVQKNLESFYHLDEPLYVQYFIYLKSVATFDFGPSIKKSSQTVNEMLGRGFPVSFELGMITLIVAIFSGILLGIIAALRHNGLIDYLAMTVAVVGISVPNFVMATLLIQQLAVTWEILPVATWTSPKHMILPTLALATGPMAIIARLTRSSMLEVLTQDYIRTAKAKGLSPVKIVFKHALKNALLPVVTILGSLAASILTGTFVIEKIFAIPGMGKYFVESINQRDYPVIMGTTIFYSTVLIVMLFLVDLAYGILDPRIKLHKKEGK, from the coding sequence ATGCTCCATTACATATTCAAACGACTGGGCTCTATGGCAGTCACCCTGCTGGTCATTATCACGCTGACCTTCTTCTTGATGCATTCCATTCCAGGGTCACCTTTTAACGAGGAGCGGGCGACAAGCGAAGCGGTCCAAAAAAATCTCGAAAGCTTTTACCATTTGGATGAGCCTTTATACGTTCAATACTTCATTTACTTAAAATCGGTCGCGACATTCGATTTCGGGCCTTCTATTAAAAAGTCTTCACAGACAGTGAACGAAATGCTTGGAAGAGGATTCCCTGTTTCATTCGAGCTTGGAATGATCACTCTGATTGTTGCTATATTTTCTGGCATCCTGCTGGGAATCATTGCAGCACTCCGACACAATGGCTTGATCGATTACCTTGCTATGACTGTTGCAGTAGTCGGTATTTCAGTGCCAAACTTTGTAATGGCGACTCTGTTAATCCAGCAGCTGGCCGTAACCTGGGAGATCCTTCCGGTTGCCACCTGGACCAGTCCAAAGCATATGATTCTGCCAACTTTGGCTCTTGCAACCGGGCCAATGGCAATTATCGCCCGCTTGACGAGATCCAGCATGCTTGAGGTTTTGACGCAAGACTACATACGAACAGCTAAGGCAAAAGGGCTTTCACCTGTAAAAATCGTGTTCAAACATGCTCTGAAAAATGCATTGCTCCCGGTTGTAACAATTCTTGGGTCATTAGCAGCGAGCATCCTTACAGGAACTTTCGTAATTGAAAAGATTTTTGCGATTCCGGGGATGGGAAAGTACTTTGTCGAAAGCATCAACCAACGTGACTATCCAGTCATAATGGGAACAACGATTTTTTACAGTACAGTATTGATCGTCATGCTTTTCCTGGTAGACCTTGCTTATGGCATCCTCGACCCAAGGATCAAGCTTCATAAAAAGGAGGGGAAATGA
- a CDS encoding HAD family hydrolase, whose translation MGHYKILFLDIDGTILRPDGTIEDSTKTAINEMKRQNIEVVLATGRPLHEISDLAEELQITSFIGYNGALGIYEGDTIFAEPMQPEDVKYILNVAAANGHEVVCYTHEKNYLTNLETPPVQAFLKQFHLRQNAIFTEDAIDKILGMTIITAGEKGDSLYEFKNGIHLSQVNVEGMQHCYDVIRDYVNKGIGVEFLINKLGIKREESIAFGDGMNDREMLKSAGEGFAMGNAHPDLFQYAKHKTTAVTNSGIYNGLKSLGLL comes from the coding sequence ATGGGACATTACAAGATTTTATTTTTGGATATAGACGGAACGATTCTAAGACCTGATGGTACGATCGAGGACTCAACGAAGACAGCCATCAATGAAATGAAGAGACAAAATATTGAAGTGGTTTTGGCTACAGGACGACCGCTCCATGAGATATCAGATCTTGCAGAGGAGCTCCAGATTACTTCTTTTATCGGATATAACGGAGCACTCGGCATTTATGAGGGGGATACGATTTTTGCCGAACCAATGCAACCTGAGGATGTCAAATACATATTGAATGTGGCAGCAGCAAATGGCCATGAAGTGGTTTGTTATACGCATGAAAAAAATTACTTAACCAATCTGGAAACTCCACCGGTACAAGCTTTTCTCAAGCAATTCCATTTGCGGCAGAATGCCATTTTTACTGAGGATGCGATTGATAAAATTCTTGGCATGACAATCATCACTGCTGGAGAAAAAGGAGACTCACTATACGAATTCAAGAACGGAATCCATTTGTCTCAGGTGAATGTGGAGGGTATGCAGCACTGCTACGATGTTATTCGTGATTATGTCAATAAAGGAATTGGTGTCGAATTCCTTATAAATAAACTGGGAATTAAACGCGAAGAGTCGATTGCCTTTGGCGACGGAATGAATGATAGGGAAATGCTGAAAAGCGCAGGTGAAGGATTCGCGATGGGCAATGCCCATCCTGACCTGTTTCAATATGCAAAGCATAAGACAACTGCTGTCACCAATTCCGGGATTTACAATGGGTTGAAATCTCTTGGATTATTATAA
- a CDS encoding NUDIX hydrolase, whose amino-acid sequence MNINQISKTLLGRTPSILGHEQFIKFAVLLPLVEVDGEVHILFEVRSLKMRRQPGEVCFPGGKIEKGEAPQKAAVRETSEELGIPETEIIDVFPLDYMVSAFGTIIYPFVGRISNLNSIVPNEAEVGEVFTVPLSFFKKNQPDSYKINFQVEPEDGFPFDLIIGGENYNWQTRTMDEYFYRSKGKVIWGLTARVLTHFIELMEQHKLSE is encoded by the coding sequence ATGAACATAAATCAGATTTCAAAAACTTTATTGGGGCGTACACCTTCAATTTTGGGACATGAACAATTTATCAAGTTCGCAGTATTGCTCCCATTAGTGGAAGTCGATGGTGAAGTCCATATTTTATTTGAAGTGCGATCCCTTAAGATGAGGAGACAGCCTGGCGAGGTTTGCTTCCCGGGAGGTAAGATCGAAAAGGGGGAAGCTCCTCAAAAAGCAGCGGTCAGGGAAACCTCGGAAGAACTTGGCATACCTGAAACAGAGATCATCGATGTTTTTCCTTTGGACTACATGGTATCGGCATTCGGCACCATCATTTACCCTTTTGTTGGAAGAATTAGTAATCTAAATTCGATCGTTCCAAATGAAGCAGAAGTGGGCGAGGTATTTACAGTTCCTCTGTCATTCTTTAAAAAGAACCAGCCAGATAGTTATAAAATCAATTTTCAAGTGGAACCAGAAGACGGCTTTCCTTTCGATCTGATCATCGGCGGCGAGAATTACAATTGGCAAACACGAACAATGGATGAATATTTCTATCGATCAAAAGGCAAGGTGATTTGGGGACTTACAGCCAGAGTGCTGACCCATTTTATTGAATTGATGGAGCAACATAAACTCAGTGAATAG
- a CDS encoding ABC transporter ATP-binding protein, translating into MEKVLEVKDLHVSFKTYGGEVKAVRGVTFDLHKGETLAIVGESGCGKSVTSQSIMRLIPEPPGKFDGGSILFKGKDLTKLRDPEMRKIRGSDISMIFQDPMTALNPTLTIGDQLTEGILQHMKLSKEQAKEVAIQMLDLVGIPSPQVRLKQYPHQFSGGMRQRIVIAMALVCQPEVLIADEPTTALDVTIQAQILELFRDIQKKTGVSIILITHDLGVVAQVADRIAVMYAGKIVETGTRREIFYNPQHPYTKGLLNSVPRLDVDGADLVPIGGTPPDLFSPPVGCPFTARCPYAMQVCDKVYPVATKLSDSHGVDCWLQDERAQKLIASR; encoded by the coding sequence ATGGAAAAGGTACTAGAAGTAAAAGACCTTCATGTTTCATTCAAAACATACGGCGGTGAGGTAAAAGCTGTCCGTGGGGTCACTTTTGATTTACATAAAGGGGAAACATTAGCAATTGTAGGTGAGTCCGGCTGCGGGAAAAGCGTGACTTCTCAAAGTATCATGAGATTGATTCCGGAACCGCCGGGCAAATTTGATGGCGGATCCATCCTTTTTAAAGGGAAGGATCTGACGAAACTGAGAGATCCTGAAATGCGGAAAATTCGCGGATCAGATATATCAATGATTTTCCAGGATCCGATGACAGCATTGAATCCAACATTGACAATCGGTGATCAGCTGACAGAGGGGATTCTCCAGCATATGAAGCTGTCAAAGGAGCAGGCAAAAGAAGTAGCGATACAGATGCTGGACCTGGTTGGAATCCCGAGCCCTCAAGTTCGACTGAAACAATACCCGCATCAATTCAGCGGCGGCATGAGGCAAAGGATTGTCATTGCCATGGCACTGGTTTGCCAGCCGGAGGTGTTGATTGCGGATGAACCGACCACAGCACTTGATGTGACAATTCAGGCACAGATTTTAGAATTGTTCCGTGATATCCAGAAAAAAACAGGTGTCTCGATTATCCTGATTACTCATGATCTAGGAGTTGTCGCACAGGTCGCTGACCGGATCGCCGTCATGTATGCGGGCAAAATTGTTGAAACAGGGACCAGGAGGGAAATATTTTATAACCCACAGCATCCGTATACGAAAGGGTTATTGAACTCTGTTCCTCGTTTGGATGTTGACGGTGCTGACCTGGTACCGATTGGCGGGACACCGCCAGATTTATTTTCTCCGCCAGTGGGCTGTCCTTTTACTGCCCGCTGCCCATATGCAATGCAGGTTTGTGACAAAGTCTACCCTGTAGCAACCAAGCTTTCCGACAGCCACGGTGTGGACTGCTGGCTGCAGGATGAGCGAGCGCAAAAATTGATAGCAAGCAGATAA
- a CDS encoding MFS transporter codes for MDTGIFKPLKNKAFRSLFGAQVFSDLGNWLDFIAIQVIVAYHWGLGEGAIASVIIVMGIPWVIIGPLASVYVDRLPQKMLMISCLWLRILFVAGLFFAPNLYVLLLFVFLKATVAALYDPARQSAIRHTVDDDELPEAVTLSQLSVNTMKIIGPALGGGIIALYGVKSPFIFEAAGFLIAIAILFTLPKIETEAAEHSQNRNSYIEDFTEGIRHIFSARILKAAIILSSIAFFIIFLYDGLFIFVAQNLGFSGEEFGLLVSSVGFGSVIGALFLGRYTAWKNKPIQLMASASVLSGILILIIGIGVQGIFELPKLLWMAGAFVLGLLASAEGVPYGYVLQSETPKNIMGRVSSAAASLQTFSMLVAPAAGALLAKSIGVSGVLIGAGIATFFLGTIALAFHLRKNEKVKSLEA; via the coding sequence ATGGATACCGGCATTTTTAAACCGTTGAAAAACAAGGCTTTTCGTTCTCTTTTTGGAGCACAGGTATTTTCTGATTTGGGAAACTGGCTCGACTTTATTGCGATACAGGTTATAGTTGCCTACCATTGGGGCCTTGGCGAAGGAGCAATCGCTTCTGTCATAATTGTCATGGGAATACCGTGGGTGATCATCGGTCCGCTTGCCAGTGTGTATGTTGACAGACTTCCCCAAAAGATGCTGATGATCTCATGCCTTTGGTTAAGAATTCTGTTTGTTGCTGGTTTATTTTTTGCGCCAAACCTTTATGTATTGCTGCTTTTTGTATTCCTTAAGGCGACTGTAGCCGCATTGTATGATCCCGCTAGGCAAAGCGCAATCAGGCATACTGTTGACGATGATGAACTTCCTGAGGCTGTAACTTTAAGTCAGCTATCAGTCAATACAATGAAAATTATTGGGCCCGCCTTAGGTGGCGGCATCATTGCCCTTTACGGAGTAAAAAGCCCATTTATTTTTGAGGCAGCAGGTTTTTTGATCGCAATTGCGATATTATTCACACTGCCGAAAATTGAAACAGAAGCGGCTGAGCATTCGCAAAATCGAAACTCATATATAGAAGATTTTACAGAAGGAATCCGGCATATTTTCTCTGCCAGGATTCTAAAAGCTGCAATCATCCTCTCCTCCATCGCCTTTTTTATTATTTTTTTATATGACGGTTTGTTTATCTTTGTTGCGCAGAACCTGGGATTCAGCGGGGAAGAGTTCGGCTTGCTTGTCAGTTCTGTTGGATTTGGCAGCGTTATTGGTGCACTTTTCCTCGGCCGGTATACTGCCTGGAAGAATAAGCCGATCCAGCTGATGGCCTCGGCTTCTGTGCTGAGTGGGATCTTGATCCTTATTATCGGCATTGGCGTGCAGGGGATATTTGAACTCCCTAAGCTTTTGTGGATGGCAGGAGCTTTTGTGCTTGGACTTCTAGCTTCTGCAGAAGGTGTTCCATACGGTTATGTTCTGCAATCGGAAACACCCAAGAACATTATGGGAAGAGTATCGTCAGCAGCTGCCTCCCTGCAGACATTCTCCATGCTTGTTGCCCCTGCTGCGGGCGCGTTGCTAGCGAAGTCGATCGGTGTTTCAGGCGTACTGATAGGTGCAGGGATTGCCACCTTTTTTCTCGGGACAATTGCTTTAGCTTTCCATTTACGAAAAAACGAAAAAGTAAAAAGCCTTGAAGCATAA
- a CDS encoding peptide ABC transporter substrate-binding protein: MLMAAMLVFTMAACTANENTGKETDGKDNGEKGEEKVLYLNNGQEPTSFDPPIGFDSASWNALNNLMEGLTRLGKDHQPEAATAENWDVSEDGKTYTFHIREDAKWSNGDDVTAKDFEFAWKRLLDPATGSAAAFLGYFIEGGEEFNSGEGSADNVKVKAVDDKTFEVTLTSPQAYFLSVIANPAFFPINEKVATENPEWFSEADSFVGNGPFNLASWEHDTKFVMEKNDQYWDAESVNLDRVEWAIVDDTNTEYQMYQAGDLDVSDVPAELSDKLFEEGKVQVEDQAGDYFYRFNVTKEPFQNVNIRKAFALAVDQQKIVDFVTKNKEKAAYGFVSPGFQDPSGKDFREVNGDFNKTDVEEAKALLEKGMEEEGYTELPEVTLTYSTSDVHKKIAEALQQMFKENLGVEVKLANMEWNVFAEEQKALKHQLSRSSFLADYADPINFLENFQTGHSMNRTGWGNPKYDELIQQAKNESDEAKRFELMYQAEKILFEEAPIFTVHFYNQVYLQNEAVTDVVRHPVGYLELKWADKQ; the protein is encoded by the coding sequence ATGCTCATGGCAGCAATGCTTGTATTCACGATGGCTGCATGTACCGCAAATGAAAACACGGGTAAAGAAACAGACGGAAAAGACAATGGTGAAAAAGGGGAAGAAAAGGTCCTTTACCTCAACAACGGCCAGGAACCAACTTCCTTTGACCCGCCAATCGGTTTCGACTCAGCTTCATGGAACGCTTTGAACAACCTGATGGAAGGTCTTACACGTCTGGGTAAAGACCACCAGCCAGAAGCAGCAACTGCAGAAAATTGGGATGTTTCTGAAGATGGAAAGACATATACATTCCACATCCGTGAAGATGCAAAATGGTCCAATGGTGATGATGTAACAGCAAAGGATTTCGAATTTGCCTGGAAGCGTCTTTTGGACCCAGCAACTGGTTCAGCTGCAGCTTTCCTTGGCTATTTCATTGAAGGCGGAGAAGAATTCAACAGCGGAGAGGGTTCTGCTGACAATGTAAAAGTAAAAGCAGTTGACGACAAGACTTTTGAAGTTACGTTAACAAGCCCGCAGGCATATTTCTTAAGTGTCATTGCCAATCCGGCATTTTTCCCGATCAATGAAAAAGTAGCAACAGAAAATCCAGAGTGGTTCTCTGAAGCAGACTCATTCGTAGGGAACGGTCCTTTCAATCTTGCAAGCTGGGAGCATGACACAAAATTCGTAATGGAAAAGAACGACCAGTACTGGGACGCGGAAAGCGTAAATCTTGACCGTGTTGAGTGGGCAATCGTTGATGACACAAACACTGAGTATCAAATGTATCAGGCTGGGGACCTCGACGTTTCAGATGTTCCGGCAGAACTGAGCGATAAGCTTTTCGAAGAAGGAAAGGTTCAGGTTGAAGATCAGGCTGGAGATTATTTCTACCGCTTCAACGTTACGAAGGAACCATTCCAGAACGTGAATATCCGTAAAGCGTTCGCACTTGCAGTAGACCAGCAGAAGATCGTTGACTTTGTTACTAAGAACAAAGAAAAAGCTGCTTATGGCTTTGTATCTCCAGGATTCCAGGATCCATCAGGCAAGGATTTCCGTGAAGTGAATGGAGATTTCAATAAAACTGATGTAGAAGAAGCAAAAGCATTGTTAGAAAAGGGAATGGAAGAAGAAGGTTATACTGAACTTCCTGAAGTTACTCTGACATATAGCACAAGCGATGTACACAAAAAGATCGCTGAAGCATTGCAGCAAATGTTCAAGGAGAACCTTGGTGTAGAGGTCAAGCTAGCGAACATGGAATGGAATGTATTCGCGGAAGAACAAAAAGCACTGAAGCACCAGCTTTCCCGCAGCTCATTCCTGGCTGACTATGCTGATCCAATCAACTTCCTGGAAAACTTCCAGACTGGTCACTCCATGAACCGTACTGGCTGGGGTAACCCTAAGTATGATGAGCTGATTCAGCAAGCAAAGAACGAATCTGACGAAGCAAAACGTTTTGAGTTAATGTATCAGGCAGAGAAGATCTTATTTGAAGAAGCACCAATCTTCACAGTTCACTTCTACAACCAGGTATATCTGCAAAATGAAGCAGTAACAGATGTTGTCCGCCATCCAGTTGGATACCTTGAGTTAAAGTGGGCAGATAAGCAGTAA